Proteins found in one Coffea eugenioides isolate CCC68of chromosome 5, Ceug_1.0, whole genome shotgun sequence genomic segment:
- the LOC113770900 gene encoding protein FAR-RED IMPAIRED RESPONSE 1 isoform X2 yields MVDSSENAIQVTAHMVDVADQASHRDVGIAHSTAKDITGFGGVTEFEPHDGIEFESHEAAYSFYQEYAKSMGFTTSIKNSRRSKKSKEFIDAKFACSRYGITPESDGGSSRRPSVKKTDCKASMHVKRKKDGKWYIHEFLKEHNHELLPALAYHFRIHRNVKLAEKNNIDILHAVSERTRKMYVQMSRQSGGSPEIGFLRSSSDSQLDRGRSLVVEEGDSQLMVEYFMHLQRENPYFFYAIDVNEDQRLRNLFWVDAKSRKDYRSFNDVIVFDTSYMKGNEKMPFAPFVGVNHHFQPMLLGCGLLADETVSTFLWLMKTWHKAMGGQAPKVIITDQDKALKVAVEEVFPNSRHCFALWHIMERLPDTLSHTIKQHESFTRKFSKCVFKSLTDEQFDMKWWKMVGRFELHENEWIHSLYEDRKKWVPAFLRDAFLAGMSTIQRSESLISFFDKYIHKKISLKEFIRQYGTILQNRYEEEAIADFDTWHKQPALKSPSPWEKQMSTIYTHAIFKKFQVEVLGVVGCHPKKESENGSDVTFRVDDCEKGEDFTVTWNEATSEVSCSCLMFEFKGFLCRHAMIVLQMCGLSSIPFRYILKRWTKDVKNRQTVVDGTERILTRVQRYNDLCRRAIELGEEGSLSEESYNIAFHALVEGLKNCVDVNNKTGTEYSSNPIVLRGAQEEKHGVLSTKESKKKISNKKRKVQSESEVATLQVEGSLQPMENLSSDAMTINGYYGSQQNVQGLIQLNLMEPPHDAYYVNQQNMQGLGQLNSIAPSQDGFFGTQQNMHGLGNLDFRPPSFTYGLQDDSRVRSGQLPGGSAKHA; encoded by the exons ATGGTGGATAGTtctgaaaatgcaatccaagtgACTGCACATATGGTTGATGTTGCCGATCAAGCATCTCACAGGGATGTGGGGATTGCCCACTCGACCGCCAAGGATATAACTGGATTTGGTGGGGTTACTGAATTTGAGCCCCATGATGGTATTGAGTTTGAATCTCATGAGGCGGCTTATTCGTTTTATCAGGAATATGCCAAGTCAATGGGGTTCACCACCTCCATAAAGAACAGTCGACGAtcaaagaaatcaaaagaatTCATTGATGCTAAATTTGCTTGTTCTAGATATGGTATCACACCTGAATCAGATGGGGGCAGTAGTAGACGTCCTAGTGTGAAAAAGACAGATTGCAAAGCTAGCATGCACGTCAAGAGAAAGAAGGATGGAAAGTGGTATATCCATGAATTCCTAAAAGAACATAATCATGAACTCTTACCAGCCCTGGCTTATCATTTCCGGATACATAGAAATGTGAAATTAGCTGAAAAGAATAACATTGATATTCTGCATGCTGTCAGCGAAAGGACAAGAAAAATGTATGTCCAGATGTCAAGACAATCTGGTGGAAGTCCTGAAATAGGCTTCCTCAGGAGTAGCTCAGACTCCCAGCTTGATCGAGGCCGTTCACTGGTGGTAGAGGAGGGAGATTCTCAATTAATGGTTGAATATTTCATGCACCTTCAAAGAGAAAACCCTTATTTCTTCTATGCAATTGATGTGAATGAAGATCAGCGTTTAAGGAATTTGTTCTGGGTTGATGCAAAAAGTAGGAAAGACTATAGAAGCTTTAATGATGTCATTGTTTTTGACACAAGTTAcatgaaaggaaatgaaaaaatgCCTTTTGCTCCGTTTGTTGGAgtaaatcatcattttcaaccGATGTTGCTTGGATGTGGATTGTTAGCAGATGAAACTGTGTCGACATTTCTTTGGTTAATGAAGACATGGCATAAAGCAATGGGTGGACAAGCTCCTAAAGTGATAATTACTGACCAAGATAAAGCATTGAAGGTCGCCGTGGAGGAAGTCTTCCCCAATTCACGCCATTGTTTTGCTCTTTGGCACATAATGGAAAGGTTACCTGATACCCTTTCTCATACAATTAAACAGCATGAAAGTTTTACACGAAAATTCAGCAAGTGTGTTTTTAAGTCGCTAACAGATGAACAGTTTGATATGAAATGGTGGAAGATGGTCGGAAGATTTGAACTACATGAAAATGAATGGATTCATTCTTTGTATGAAGACCGCAAAAAGTGGGTACCAGCTTTCCTGCGAGATGCTTTTTTGGCAGGGATGTCAACAATTCAACGATCTGAaagtttaatttcattttttgacaaatatatacataaaaaGATCAGTCTGAAAGAGTTTATTAGACAATATGGTACAATTCTTCAAAATAGGTATGAAGAAGAAGCCATAGCTGACTTTGATACGTGGCACAAACAACCAGCACTGAAGTCCCCTTCGCCTTGGGAGAAACAAATGTCAACAATTTACACACATGCAATTTTCAAGAAGTTTCAAGTGGAGGTTTTGGGTGTAGTGGGCTGTCATCCTAAGAAGGAAAGTGAGAATGGAAGTGATGTGACTTTTAGAGTCGATGACTGTGAAAAAGGTGAAGATTTTACTGTCACGTGGAATGAGGCAACATCAGAGGTTTCTTGTTCATGCCTTATGTTTGAATTTAAAGGTTTTCTTTGTAGACATGCTATGATTGTTCTGCAAATGTGTGGTCTTTCTAGCATCCCTTTTCGATACATTTTAAAGAGGTGGACAAAAGATGTAAAGAACAGGCAAACTGTGGTGGATGGAACAGAAAGGATTCTGACTAGAGTTCAACGATACAATGATTTATGTAGACGTGCAATTGAATTAGGAGAAGAAGGGTCTTTATCTGAGGAGAGTTACAATATCGCTTTTCATGCACTCGTTGAAGGCTTGAAGAACTGTGTAGATGTTAACAACAAAACTGGTACTGAGTATAGCAGCAACCCTATTGTACTCCGAGGTGCGCAAGAGGAGAAGCATGGAGTCCTTTCTACTAAAGAAAGTAAAAAGAAGATctcaaacaagaaaagaaag GTACAATCAGAGTCAGAAGTTGCGACTCTCCAAGTTGAAGGCAGCTTGCAGCCAATG GAGAATCTCAGCTCGGATGCAATGACCATCAATGGCTATTATGGAAGCCAGCAGAATGTGCAGGGACTC ATACAGTTGAACTTGATGGAGCCACCTCATGATGCTTACTATGTTAATCAGCAGAACATGCAAGGACTG GGTCAATTAAATTCAATTGCACCTAGCCAGGATGGATTTTTTGGAACTCAGCAAAACATGCATGGACTG GGGAATCTTGATTTTAGACCACCAAGTTTTACTTATGGCTTACAG GATGATTCCCGTGTTAGATCTGGTCAGTTGCCTGGAGGCAGTGCTAAGCATGCATGA
- the LOC113770900 gene encoding protein FAR-RED IMPAIRED RESPONSE 1 isoform X3, protein MVDSSENAIQVTAHMVDVADQASHRDVGIAHSTAKDITGFGGVTEFEPHDGIEFESHEAAYSFYQEYAKSMGFTTSIKNSRRSKKSKEFIDAKFACSRYGITPESDGGSSRRPSVKKTDCKASMHVKRKKDGKWYIHEFLKEHNHELLPALAYHFRIHRNVKLAEKNNIDILHAVSERTRKMYVQMSRQSGGSPEIGFLRSSSDSQLDRGRSLVVEEGDSQLMVEYFMHLQRENPYFFYAIDVNEDQRLRNLFWVDAKSRKDYRSFNDVIVFDTSYMKGNEKMPFAPFVGVNHHFQPMLLGCGLLADETVSTFLWLMKTWHKAMGGQAPKVIITDQDKALKVAVEEVFPNSRHCFALWHIMERLPDTLSHTIKQHESFTRKFSKCVFKSLTDEQFDMKWWKMVGRFELHENEWIHSLYEDRKKWVPAFLRDAFLAGMSTIQRSESLISFFDKYIHKKISLKEFIRQYGTILQNRYEEEAIADFDTWHKQPALKSPSPWEKQMSTIYTHAIFKKFQVEVLGVVGCHPKKESENGSDVTFRVDDCEKGEDFTVTWNEATSEVSCSCLMFEFKGFLCRHAMIVLQMCGLSSIPFRYILKRWTKDVKNRQTVVDGTERILTRVQRYNDLCRRAIELGEEGSLSEESYNIAFHALVEGLKNCVDVNNKTGTEYSSNPIVLRGAQEEKHGVLSTKESKKKISNKKRKVQSESEVATLQVEGSLQPMENLSSDAMTINGYYGSQQNVQGLLQIQLNLMEPPHDAYYVNQQNMQGLGNLDFRPPSFTYGLQDDSRVRSGQLPGGSAKHA, encoded by the exons ATGGTGGATAGTtctgaaaatgcaatccaagtgACTGCACATATGGTTGATGTTGCCGATCAAGCATCTCACAGGGATGTGGGGATTGCCCACTCGACCGCCAAGGATATAACTGGATTTGGTGGGGTTACTGAATTTGAGCCCCATGATGGTATTGAGTTTGAATCTCATGAGGCGGCTTATTCGTTTTATCAGGAATATGCCAAGTCAATGGGGTTCACCACCTCCATAAAGAACAGTCGACGAtcaaagaaatcaaaagaatTCATTGATGCTAAATTTGCTTGTTCTAGATATGGTATCACACCTGAATCAGATGGGGGCAGTAGTAGACGTCCTAGTGTGAAAAAGACAGATTGCAAAGCTAGCATGCACGTCAAGAGAAAGAAGGATGGAAAGTGGTATATCCATGAATTCCTAAAAGAACATAATCATGAACTCTTACCAGCCCTGGCTTATCATTTCCGGATACATAGAAATGTGAAATTAGCTGAAAAGAATAACATTGATATTCTGCATGCTGTCAGCGAAAGGACAAGAAAAATGTATGTCCAGATGTCAAGACAATCTGGTGGAAGTCCTGAAATAGGCTTCCTCAGGAGTAGCTCAGACTCCCAGCTTGATCGAGGCCGTTCACTGGTGGTAGAGGAGGGAGATTCTCAATTAATGGTTGAATATTTCATGCACCTTCAAAGAGAAAACCCTTATTTCTTCTATGCAATTGATGTGAATGAAGATCAGCGTTTAAGGAATTTGTTCTGGGTTGATGCAAAAAGTAGGAAAGACTATAGAAGCTTTAATGATGTCATTGTTTTTGACACAAGTTAcatgaaaggaaatgaaaaaatgCCTTTTGCTCCGTTTGTTGGAgtaaatcatcattttcaaccGATGTTGCTTGGATGTGGATTGTTAGCAGATGAAACTGTGTCGACATTTCTTTGGTTAATGAAGACATGGCATAAAGCAATGGGTGGACAAGCTCCTAAAGTGATAATTACTGACCAAGATAAAGCATTGAAGGTCGCCGTGGAGGAAGTCTTCCCCAATTCACGCCATTGTTTTGCTCTTTGGCACATAATGGAAAGGTTACCTGATACCCTTTCTCATACAATTAAACAGCATGAAAGTTTTACACGAAAATTCAGCAAGTGTGTTTTTAAGTCGCTAACAGATGAACAGTTTGATATGAAATGGTGGAAGATGGTCGGAAGATTTGAACTACATGAAAATGAATGGATTCATTCTTTGTATGAAGACCGCAAAAAGTGGGTACCAGCTTTCCTGCGAGATGCTTTTTTGGCAGGGATGTCAACAATTCAACGATCTGAaagtttaatttcattttttgacaaatatatacataaaaaGATCAGTCTGAAAGAGTTTATTAGACAATATGGTACAATTCTTCAAAATAGGTATGAAGAAGAAGCCATAGCTGACTTTGATACGTGGCACAAACAACCAGCACTGAAGTCCCCTTCGCCTTGGGAGAAACAAATGTCAACAATTTACACACATGCAATTTTCAAGAAGTTTCAAGTGGAGGTTTTGGGTGTAGTGGGCTGTCATCCTAAGAAGGAAAGTGAGAATGGAAGTGATGTGACTTTTAGAGTCGATGACTGTGAAAAAGGTGAAGATTTTACTGTCACGTGGAATGAGGCAACATCAGAGGTTTCTTGTTCATGCCTTATGTTTGAATTTAAAGGTTTTCTTTGTAGACATGCTATGATTGTTCTGCAAATGTGTGGTCTTTCTAGCATCCCTTTTCGATACATTTTAAAGAGGTGGACAAAAGATGTAAAGAACAGGCAAACTGTGGTGGATGGAACAGAAAGGATTCTGACTAGAGTTCAACGATACAATGATTTATGTAGACGTGCAATTGAATTAGGAGAAGAAGGGTCTTTATCTGAGGAGAGTTACAATATCGCTTTTCATGCACTCGTTGAAGGCTTGAAGAACTGTGTAGATGTTAACAACAAAACTGGTACTGAGTATAGCAGCAACCCTATTGTACTCCGAGGTGCGCAAGAGGAGAAGCATGGAGTCCTTTCTACTAAAGAAAGTAAAAAGAAGATctcaaacaagaaaagaaag GTACAATCAGAGTCAGAAGTTGCGACTCTCCAAGTTGAAGGCAGCTTGCAGCCAATG GAGAATCTCAGCTCGGATGCAATGACCATCAATGGCTATTATGGAAGCCAGCAGAATGTGCAGGGACTC CTGCAGATACAGTTGAACTTGATGGAGCCACCTCATGATGCTTACTATGTTAATCAGCAGAACATGCAAGGACTG GGGAATCTTGATTTTAGACCACCAAGTTTTACTTATGGCTTACAG GATGATTCCCGTGTTAGATCTGGTCAGTTGCCTGGAGGCAGTGCTAAGCATGCATGA
- the LOC113770900 gene encoding protein FAR-RED IMPAIRED RESPONSE 1 isoform X4, protein MVDSSENAIQVTAHMVDVADQASHRDVGIAHSTAKDITGFGGVTEFEPHDGIEFESHEAAYSFYQEYAKSMGFTTSIKNSRRSKKSKEFIDAKFACSRYGITPESDGGSSRRPSVKKTDCKASMHVKRKKDGKWYIHEFLKEHNHELLPALAYHFRIHRNVKLAEKNNIDILHAVSERTRKMYVQMSRQSGGSPEIGFLRSSSDSQLDRGRSLVVEEGDSQLMVEYFMHLQRENPYFFYAIDVNEDQRLRNLFWVDAKSRKDYRSFNDVIVFDTSYMKGNEKMPFAPFVGVNHHFQPMLLGCGLLADETVSTFLWLMKTWHKAMGGQAPKVIITDQDKALKVAVEEVFPNSRHCFALWHIMERLPDTLSHTIKQHESFTRKFSKCVFKSLTDEQFDMKWWKMVGRFELHENEWIHSLYEDRKKWVPAFLRDAFLAGMSTIQRSESLISFFDKYIHKKISLKEFIRQYGTILQNRYEEEAIADFDTWHKQPALKSPSPWEKQMSTIYTHAIFKKFQVEVLGVVGCHPKKESENGSDVTFRVDDCEKGEDFTVTWNEATSEVSCSCLMFEFKGFLCRHAMIVLQMCGLSSIPFRYILKRWTKDVKNRQTVVDGTERILTRVQRYNDLCRRAIELGEEGSLSEESYNIAFHALVEGLKNCVDVNNKTGTEYSSNPIVLRGAQEEKHGVLSTKESKKKISNKKRKVQSESEVATLQVEGSLQPMENLSSDAMTINGYYGSQQNVQGLIQLNLMEPPHDAYYVNQQNMQGLGNLDFRPPSFTYGLQDDSRVRSGQLPGGSAKHA, encoded by the exons ATGGTGGATAGTtctgaaaatgcaatccaagtgACTGCACATATGGTTGATGTTGCCGATCAAGCATCTCACAGGGATGTGGGGATTGCCCACTCGACCGCCAAGGATATAACTGGATTTGGTGGGGTTACTGAATTTGAGCCCCATGATGGTATTGAGTTTGAATCTCATGAGGCGGCTTATTCGTTTTATCAGGAATATGCCAAGTCAATGGGGTTCACCACCTCCATAAAGAACAGTCGACGAtcaaagaaatcaaaagaatTCATTGATGCTAAATTTGCTTGTTCTAGATATGGTATCACACCTGAATCAGATGGGGGCAGTAGTAGACGTCCTAGTGTGAAAAAGACAGATTGCAAAGCTAGCATGCACGTCAAGAGAAAGAAGGATGGAAAGTGGTATATCCATGAATTCCTAAAAGAACATAATCATGAACTCTTACCAGCCCTGGCTTATCATTTCCGGATACATAGAAATGTGAAATTAGCTGAAAAGAATAACATTGATATTCTGCATGCTGTCAGCGAAAGGACAAGAAAAATGTATGTCCAGATGTCAAGACAATCTGGTGGAAGTCCTGAAATAGGCTTCCTCAGGAGTAGCTCAGACTCCCAGCTTGATCGAGGCCGTTCACTGGTGGTAGAGGAGGGAGATTCTCAATTAATGGTTGAATATTTCATGCACCTTCAAAGAGAAAACCCTTATTTCTTCTATGCAATTGATGTGAATGAAGATCAGCGTTTAAGGAATTTGTTCTGGGTTGATGCAAAAAGTAGGAAAGACTATAGAAGCTTTAATGATGTCATTGTTTTTGACACAAGTTAcatgaaaggaaatgaaaaaatgCCTTTTGCTCCGTTTGTTGGAgtaaatcatcattttcaaccGATGTTGCTTGGATGTGGATTGTTAGCAGATGAAACTGTGTCGACATTTCTTTGGTTAATGAAGACATGGCATAAAGCAATGGGTGGACAAGCTCCTAAAGTGATAATTACTGACCAAGATAAAGCATTGAAGGTCGCCGTGGAGGAAGTCTTCCCCAATTCACGCCATTGTTTTGCTCTTTGGCACATAATGGAAAGGTTACCTGATACCCTTTCTCATACAATTAAACAGCATGAAAGTTTTACACGAAAATTCAGCAAGTGTGTTTTTAAGTCGCTAACAGATGAACAGTTTGATATGAAATGGTGGAAGATGGTCGGAAGATTTGAACTACATGAAAATGAATGGATTCATTCTTTGTATGAAGACCGCAAAAAGTGGGTACCAGCTTTCCTGCGAGATGCTTTTTTGGCAGGGATGTCAACAATTCAACGATCTGAaagtttaatttcattttttgacaaatatatacataaaaaGATCAGTCTGAAAGAGTTTATTAGACAATATGGTACAATTCTTCAAAATAGGTATGAAGAAGAAGCCATAGCTGACTTTGATACGTGGCACAAACAACCAGCACTGAAGTCCCCTTCGCCTTGGGAGAAACAAATGTCAACAATTTACACACATGCAATTTTCAAGAAGTTTCAAGTGGAGGTTTTGGGTGTAGTGGGCTGTCATCCTAAGAAGGAAAGTGAGAATGGAAGTGATGTGACTTTTAGAGTCGATGACTGTGAAAAAGGTGAAGATTTTACTGTCACGTGGAATGAGGCAACATCAGAGGTTTCTTGTTCATGCCTTATGTTTGAATTTAAAGGTTTTCTTTGTAGACATGCTATGATTGTTCTGCAAATGTGTGGTCTTTCTAGCATCCCTTTTCGATACATTTTAAAGAGGTGGACAAAAGATGTAAAGAACAGGCAAACTGTGGTGGATGGAACAGAAAGGATTCTGACTAGAGTTCAACGATACAATGATTTATGTAGACGTGCAATTGAATTAGGAGAAGAAGGGTCTTTATCTGAGGAGAGTTACAATATCGCTTTTCATGCACTCGTTGAAGGCTTGAAGAACTGTGTAGATGTTAACAACAAAACTGGTACTGAGTATAGCAGCAACCCTATTGTACTCCGAGGTGCGCAAGAGGAGAAGCATGGAGTCCTTTCTACTAAAGAAAGTAAAAAGAAGATctcaaacaagaaaagaaag GTACAATCAGAGTCAGAAGTTGCGACTCTCCAAGTTGAAGGCAGCTTGCAGCCAATG GAGAATCTCAGCTCGGATGCAATGACCATCAATGGCTATTATGGAAGCCAGCAGAATGTGCAGGGACTC ATACAGTTGAACTTGATGGAGCCACCTCATGATGCTTACTATGTTAATCAGCAGAACATGCAAGGACTG GGGAATCTTGATTTTAGACCACCAAGTTTTACTTATGGCTTACAG GATGATTCCCGTGTTAGATCTGGTCAGTTGCCTGGAGGCAGTGCTAAGCATGCATGA
- the LOC113770900 gene encoding protein FAR-RED IMPAIRED RESPONSE 1 isoform X1 — MVDSSENAIQVTAHMVDVADQASHRDVGIAHSTAKDITGFGGVTEFEPHDGIEFESHEAAYSFYQEYAKSMGFTTSIKNSRRSKKSKEFIDAKFACSRYGITPESDGGSSRRPSVKKTDCKASMHVKRKKDGKWYIHEFLKEHNHELLPALAYHFRIHRNVKLAEKNNIDILHAVSERTRKMYVQMSRQSGGSPEIGFLRSSSDSQLDRGRSLVVEEGDSQLMVEYFMHLQRENPYFFYAIDVNEDQRLRNLFWVDAKSRKDYRSFNDVIVFDTSYMKGNEKMPFAPFVGVNHHFQPMLLGCGLLADETVSTFLWLMKTWHKAMGGQAPKVIITDQDKALKVAVEEVFPNSRHCFALWHIMERLPDTLSHTIKQHESFTRKFSKCVFKSLTDEQFDMKWWKMVGRFELHENEWIHSLYEDRKKWVPAFLRDAFLAGMSTIQRSESLISFFDKYIHKKISLKEFIRQYGTILQNRYEEEAIADFDTWHKQPALKSPSPWEKQMSTIYTHAIFKKFQVEVLGVVGCHPKKESENGSDVTFRVDDCEKGEDFTVTWNEATSEVSCSCLMFEFKGFLCRHAMIVLQMCGLSSIPFRYILKRWTKDVKNRQTVVDGTERILTRVQRYNDLCRRAIELGEEGSLSEESYNIAFHALVEGLKNCVDVNNKTGTEYSSNPIVLRGAQEEKHGVLSTKESKKKISNKKRKVQSESEVATLQVEGSLQPMENLSSDAMTINGYYGSQQNVQGLLQIQLNLMEPPHDAYYVNQQNMQGLGQLNSIAPSQDGFFGTQQNMHGLGNLDFRPPSFTYGLQDDSRVRSGQLPGGSAKHA, encoded by the exons ATGGTGGATAGTtctgaaaatgcaatccaagtgACTGCACATATGGTTGATGTTGCCGATCAAGCATCTCACAGGGATGTGGGGATTGCCCACTCGACCGCCAAGGATATAACTGGATTTGGTGGGGTTACTGAATTTGAGCCCCATGATGGTATTGAGTTTGAATCTCATGAGGCGGCTTATTCGTTTTATCAGGAATATGCCAAGTCAATGGGGTTCACCACCTCCATAAAGAACAGTCGACGAtcaaagaaatcaaaagaatTCATTGATGCTAAATTTGCTTGTTCTAGATATGGTATCACACCTGAATCAGATGGGGGCAGTAGTAGACGTCCTAGTGTGAAAAAGACAGATTGCAAAGCTAGCATGCACGTCAAGAGAAAGAAGGATGGAAAGTGGTATATCCATGAATTCCTAAAAGAACATAATCATGAACTCTTACCAGCCCTGGCTTATCATTTCCGGATACATAGAAATGTGAAATTAGCTGAAAAGAATAACATTGATATTCTGCATGCTGTCAGCGAAAGGACAAGAAAAATGTATGTCCAGATGTCAAGACAATCTGGTGGAAGTCCTGAAATAGGCTTCCTCAGGAGTAGCTCAGACTCCCAGCTTGATCGAGGCCGTTCACTGGTGGTAGAGGAGGGAGATTCTCAATTAATGGTTGAATATTTCATGCACCTTCAAAGAGAAAACCCTTATTTCTTCTATGCAATTGATGTGAATGAAGATCAGCGTTTAAGGAATTTGTTCTGGGTTGATGCAAAAAGTAGGAAAGACTATAGAAGCTTTAATGATGTCATTGTTTTTGACACAAGTTAcatgaaaggaaatgaaaaaatgCCTTTTGCTCCGTTTGTTGGAgtaaatcatcattttcaaccGATGTTGCTTGGATGTGGATTGTTAGCAGATGAAACTGTGTCGACATTTCTTTGGTTAATGAAGACATGGCATAAAGCAATGGGTGGACAAGCTCCTAAAGTGATAATTACTGACCAAGATAAAGCATTGAAGGTCGCCGTGGAGGAAGTCTTCCCCAATTCACGCCATTGTTTTGCTCTTTGGCACATAATGGAAAGGTTACCTGATACCCTTTCTCATACAATTAAACAGCATGAAAGTTTTACACGAAAATTCAGCAAGTGTGTTTTTAAGTCGCTAACAGATGAACAGTTTGATATGAAATGGTGGAAGATGGTCGGAAGATTTGAACTACATGAAAATGAATGGATTCATTCTTTGTATGAAGACCGCAAAAAGTGGGTACCAGCTTTCCTGCGAGATGCTTTTTTGGCAGGGATGTCAACAATTCAACGATCTGAaagtttaatttcattttttgacaaatatatacataaaaaGATCAGTCTGAAAGAGTTTATTAGACAATATGGTACAATTCTTCAAAATAGGTATGAAGAAGAAGCCATAGCTGACTTTGATACGTGGCACAAACAACCAGCACTGAAGTCCCCTTCGCCTTGGGAGAAACAAATGTCAACAATTTACACACATGCAATTTTCAAGAAGTTTCAAGTGGAGGTTTTGGGTGTAGTGGGCTGTCATCCTAAGAAGGAAAGTGAGAATGGAAGTGATGTGACTTTTAGAGTCGATGACTGTGAAAAAGGTGAAGATTTTACTGTCACGTGGAATGAGGCAACATCAGAGGTTTCTTGTTCATGCCTTATGTTTGAATTTAAAGGTTTTCTTTGTAGACATGCTATGATTGTTCTGCAAATGTGTGGTCTTTCTAGCATCCCTTTTCGATACATTTTAAAGAGGTGGACAAAAGATGTAAAGAACAGGCAAACTGTGGTGGATGGAACAGAAAGGATTCTGACTAGAGTTCAACGATACAATGATTTATGTAGACGTGCAATTGAATTAGGAGAAGAAGGGTCTTTATCTGAGGAGAGTTACAATATCGCTTTTCATGCACTCGTTGAAGGCTTGAAGAACTGTGTAGATGTTAACAACAAAACTGGTACTGAGTATAGCAGCAACCCTATTGTACTCCGAGGTGCGCAAGAGGAGAAGCATGGAGTCCTTTCTACTAAAGAAAGTAAAAAGAAGATctcaaacaagaaaagaaag GTACAATCAGAGTCAGAAGTTGCGACTCTCCAAGTTGAAGGCAGCTTGCAGCCAATG GAGAATCTCAGCTCGGATGCAATGACCATCAATGGCTATTATGGAAGCCAGCAGAATGTGCAGGGACTC CTGCAGATACAGTTGAACTTGATGGAGCCACCTCATGATGCTTACTATGTTAATCAGCAGAACATGCAAGGACTG GGTCAATTAAATTCAATTGCACCTAGCCAGGATGGATTTTTTGGAACTCAGCAAAACATGCATGGACTG GGGAATCTTGATTTTAGACCACCAAGTTTTACTTATGGCTTACAG GATGATTCCCGTGTTAGATCTGGTCAGTTGCCTGGAGGCAGTGCTAAGCATGCATGA